ACGATCGCCGACGACAGGGAACTTCAGCTGCAGTACCTGGGAGTGTGATTGCGGCGGCAAAGCGCTGCCGGAACACCGTCGGCAGCGGGCAAGATGACCGGCGGTTTACGCGTGAGGAGCCCTGAGCAGGTCTTGGAGACTCCGGAGGTGATGCCACAGGTCAGCGCCGACGACCTGCTCGTGGCATTGACAGTAGCGAGGTCTGGGAGCTTCAACGCTGCTGCCGGCATCTTGGGCGTCACTCACACGACGGTGTCGCGTCGGGTGAACAACCTCGAGAAGGCGCTCCGGAGCCGGGTTTTCGTACGGTCGGCGGAGGGGTGGGTGCCAACCGAGTCCGGCCAGACGGTCATCACCGCTGCCGAAGAGATCGAACGCGCACTGGGCAGACTCGGACAAACGGGTCAGGTCGCCACGGTGGTACGAGTAGGCGCTCCGGACGGGCTCAGCTCATTCTGTGTGGCTCCGGCGATGGCGAGGCTCGCCCGGGAACGCCCACAGTTCAGCTTCGAGTTGATCTCGGCTACAAGGTCTTGGCGCCAAACGAGATCGGATCTCGACATCGAGATCGTCATCGGTCGTCCTGCTGTGAATAATCGCGCCGACATGGTCCACGTGCGCGATTACAGCCTGGCCCTCTA
This DNA window, taken from Mycolicibacterium sp. MU0050, encodes the following:
- a CDS encoding LysR family transcriptional regulator; translated protein: MRSPEQVLETPEVMPQVSADDLLVALTVARSGSFNAAAGILGVTHTTVSRRVNNLEKALRSRVFVRSAEGWVPTESGQTVITAAEEIERALGRLGQTGQVATVVRVGAPDGLSSFCVAPAMARLARERPQFSFELISATRSWRQTRSDLDIEIVIGRPAVNNRADMVHVRDYSLALYATDAYLAEHGVPESLSDLAAHTVIYYIDSALQVDDLDKATDLLPQSAKALRSTSVLVHVQSAVASAGIGLLPDYLAGREPSLRAVLHHQFRHPLSYWAVVRRDSYRNPMVQLALRAIVREAASGTAADSELH